Genomic window (Melioribacteraceae bacterium):
CGTTATAGAGTGGACTGAATCTGAAATTAAGGCTTATGTAGATGATAAACATTACTTTACTTCTGTTAATGAAAACAGAGGTTGGGAATATTGGCCATTCTATAAAGATTTTCATCTTATACTTAATATTGCGGTTGGAGGAACTTGGGGCGGTGCTCAAGGAATTGATCCAACTGTCTTTCCTCAAAAGATGGAAGTTGAGTATGTAAGGGTGTACAAAAAAGTTAATTAGTTTTGTTTAACCGCGAACAACTCTGCGCTCTCTGCGTTAAAGCTTTTGATTTTTAGGAGTGTAGAATGAGATTCTATGTTTTTTAAACCGCAAAGGACGCTGAGTATCCGCGGAGTGTGCAAAAGAGTTTTTTTCTCTGCCTCCGCTGCGAAAAACATTGCACTCTCTGCGTTATAGCTTTTACTCTTATTAACAAATAATATTCAATACAAAAATGAAAATTGCTGTTCTAATTTTAACGGGCTTCTTTTTAAGCACATCAATTGCTCAGGTAAACTTTACTTCCTCTAATCTTCCTATAGTAATAATTAATACTAAAGGACAAACCATTAAAGATGAACCGAAAATTAATGTTGAGTTCGGAATAATTTTTAATGGAGAGGGTAAAAGAAATTACCTCAGTGATTCGCTAAATCATTACAATGGAATTGCAGGGATTGAGTATAGAGGGCACAGCTCACAAGGATTTCCAAAAAAGCAATATGGAATTGAACTAAGAGATGCGCTAGGCAATAATGTTAATGCTCCATTACTTGGGATGCCGGCAGAAAGTGATTGGGTGCTTAACGCATCTTATACCGATAAATCATTATTACGAAATGTTATTGCGTATAATCTTGGCAACAATTTAGGGCGGTATGCTTCCCGCACAAGATTTTGTGAAGTAGTGCTCAATAATCAATATTTGGGAATATACATACTTCAGGAAAAAGTAAAGCGGGATAAAAACAGAGTTGATATAAAAAAATTGGAAGCCCTCGATATAAGCGGTGACGCTCTTACGGGAGGATATATATTAAAGATTGATAGAATTGATCCTGGTGATAAATATTTTAACTCTCTTTATTCTGGAGTTTATCCGAGAACTCCAAGTCGTCCTTCACCAATTAGCTATGTTCATGTATATCCAACTTCGGTAAATATATTGCCCGTTCAACAAAATTATATTAAGAATTTTATTAATCTATTTGAAACACTTCTAACAAAATCCGCAATTAACGAACCATTCAGCGGTTACACAAATTATATTGATGTAGATGCCTGGATTGATTATTTCCTGATTTCAGAATTTACGAAAGCCACAGATGCCTACCGCCTGAGCACCTATTTATATAAAGATCGTGACAGTGAAGGGGGCAAGTTGGTTTTGGGACCAATATGGGATTATGACCTCTCGTTTGGTTTAGCTGATTATGCGGATAGCTGGCTTGCAAGCGGATGGCAGGC
Coding sequences:
- a CDS encoding CotH kinase family protein yields the protein MKIAVLILTGFFLSTSIAQVNFTSSNLPIVIINTKGQTIKDEPKINVEFGIIFNGEGKRNYLSDSLNHYNGIAGIEYRGHSSQGFPKKQYGIELRDALGNNVNAPLLGMPAESDWVLNASYTDKSLLRNVIAYNLGNNLGRYASRTRFCEVVLNNQYLGIYILQEKVKRDKNRVDIKKLEALDISGDALTGGYILKIDRIDPGDKYFNSLYSGVYPRTPSRPSPISYVHVYPTSVNILPVQQNYIKNFINLFETLLTKSAINEPFSGYTNYIDVDAWIDYFLISEFTKATDAYRLSTYLYKDRDSEGGKLVLGPIWDYDLSFGLADYADSWLASGWQAYINHYEGLWSAPFWTTKLIDDPMFLHKLAKRWHSIKETVFKPEVIVKFIDQNTSLIQEAQLRNFQKWPELFNGTYIWPNKNRFYSYSDEILYLKTWITQRYNWIDNKLPKNYSDIEWLQPDLSKIKFEINKTVKIPLSLITANIKNISSLEFVTQSNLLNVKLTNDSLEIIMYASGIHVFKGVAKLNGVNVSISPEYKLDVVTSVKLENELPANFELFQNYPNPFNPETTIGYQIADAGNVSLRVYDILGREVAVLVNEVQQPGTYNVKFSMNDLESSSTHHSHPPMAGRSNTFTRHWRASSHLSSSVYFYTLQTGNYSQTKKMILIR